The Anastrepha ludens isolate Willacy chromosome 2, idAnaLude1.1, whole genome shotgun sequence DNA window ttccggaccgagttatctctcgaagaggatcgtgatcttgtgatttaacaccttgtgtcTGTTTTTTTCtgtggggccacgtgaaagacaaggtctacgccaacagcccagggtcgatcccagacctcaaagatggaattcgtgaggctatcgatgaCAAAGgtcagccactttgcaattcggttatggaaaatttcatgaaaaggatattgtcctgtaagcgtggtcgtggtggtcatttgcctgatgttattttccactattaacggcataccttccactttataatgaaataaacattcgatcatttatattaaaaaatatcatttttctttgaatatcaaaataacacctcttattggaaaaccctttattttcgaatttttaacaATGCTTGCCCATATTCACTTACAAGAGGCGCTTGATAAGTTCACAGTATATTCTACTTGGTGAATGAAAAGTGCGgtgttatatgtatattttccaaTCACCTACAATTGAAATATACCTTTTACGTTGTGTCTTTATGCTACTGAAAagacaataataaatttattttcaaaatcgccGGAAAAACTTCGtttccgtaaattttttttttaatttgaagaggATATAATCACTGGGACCCAGGTGTGAAATTTGGAGTGGTAGCCGAGTACTGAGCGCGTTGTCTTTCAGAAACAACATTCCACGCGCCAAACTGCTATGTCTGTGCTATACGCCTCATGTGCCTGACCGAGTAAACTACCATAGTGATGGCCGTTCTTTGCAGTCCCTTTAGTCAAGTAATCAATTAGCAAAATTCCCTCACTGTCTAAGACAATGAAAGCCATCAAATCTGACGCCGACtctttcacttaaaatttatttggtgATATATTCCCCTTTTTACTACAGCATCGGTTCTTGCTTGAACTTATGGAGGCGAGAAATCAAACTTCATATATTATCCTTGCTTGAAATCTGGTTCGCACTGATGATTTTAGGTCTTATGCTGTTGTAAATTTCATCTAAATCACTCAGACACAACTCCAAAAAATCTTTAGAACTCTCCAATCGTCGCTGCTTGTCATGTAACGTTTCTCCAATTCATACTTTTCTTCCGCTACCATCAAAATTTAATTCTTCGATTAGCCAAAaccatatttaaaactttttagacATTTTGATGGGTCACAGTTGAGTCCATTATATATTTGAAGGCGCAAAGTCGCCAAGAACcgatgatattttttcaataatttgttgcGTCATATTTTCTTTCTTAACGAGGAATTTTTGTTCGATCTCAAATATATCAGAGGTTATTGACCGAATGCGCCCGTTTTTTATACCATCCTACCTTGTGTACCTACATGTTTGCCAAGTTTCattcaaatatattaatttttgctcgagttatcATGCGCATGGACGTATTCATCATTCTGGgcgtacctacatatgtataatttGTACCTtggtacctacatatgtataattttatatctGTATCGATTCCTATATGATgttacatacaatttttatgtGACCAAAATTATAAACCCTTTTGCACaagtgcgcgggtataaaaatttaatctgTGCTGCCACTCAGTCTAGTAAAGACCAGTTGGCAATGCGATAGAGGTGAATACTAAGTTGTGCACAATGTAAGCGACAGTATCACAGCGCCACTTATAAACCTTTTTTTCTCCGCGGTTATTTGAGACGCAACAAGCCGGCAGAGATTCTCTCAAATTACTTGTGCCGTTTTATATGGTTCTTTTATGAAGATAttattcatgaaaaaaaatttatttctcaatTGATATTCCCTTTTCATAGTAGCCTTCAAACCTGTGGGAACCCGGATACCTACATGGCTATTGCAGCTAtctaatacaaaatatatttctggtttatatatatatatttatacaatttttgtgtCATGTGCCCTTGTGCCATACCAATTTTAActcaaattattataaattgagAAGAACAAATAAATTATTCTTACTCGGTTCGCTTCGAAATTTGgttttgtatattaaatgaAAGTAATAAAAGTGGTCGTATCTGGTTGAATACCGGCGTCACTGTGCCTATACGTTAACCAATAACGTTAACAACACTTTTATCTGTTGCGACGTTGTGTTGCTCGCTCTCATTGTAAGCATCACATAAAAAGTAGATAAAGAGTTGGCAACTCAACTTGCATGGTTGTATTCCACCGCATTTATTTCCTACATTACTGAGCATTGAATCAAATTACATTTACTTATGTTTTATAGTTTAAAATTGAATGTTTCttgtgcaaaacaaaaacaccgcCAAAACTTCTACGTAAATAATAGTAAAGCGCAATCAAATGTAGTAAAATCATCCCaagaaaacaattatttaatCACAAGGTTATTATACTTTTCTTTCGTTGATTTGATAGCTTCAGTGCGGTGAATGCAAACAGCTGTGCGTAAGCCAATTTTTTACAGGTATTGGAGTTACTAATCAGAAATTCTACAACTCGCATAACTTCATTGCTGTCCTCGCCATCACCTTTCATTATACTATTCCGTTATAGTGCAGTTAGCTCAGTGCAAATAGGGAATTTacgcagcaaaacaaaaaagtatacatACGTATCTGCAATAATTCGTTGTTATTTTGTGATTAGTATAACATATTTGGcaacaaaaatttgtgaaaaacaagTTGAACGCCTGGTTAGTTGCACTTTTCCTGGCGCAACGATCGCTATCTTGGTTGTAAAACGTTATTTTTGGAAAAGTGGAGCAGCGACAAAACTCAACAGCGACTAATTTTGCATTTGTAAGTAAGTGGAAGGTGGCAAGTGGtgatatttgtgcaaaaatttgtaaatgtcTGCTAAATGCACAGACGACCGATTAGAGAGGAAAcagaaaatattcattttttgagTGTATTGATTTGGCAATAAAAAGTAGTAATACTATAAATTGGTTGTTGCAAATAATTGTGAAGTTATTTTAAAGTGATATAAGTTTCATGTGATTATTGAAATTGCAGTGCACTTACATTGCTAGGCTGTTGGTGATTACTAGACTGCTGACGGTAAACGAACGTCTCACTTTTGGCGAATTTAGgcctaaaaaagtttttatacatACTATGTAGGTAAAATACTGCTGGAGTAAAAGGCCTTACCGCATGAAAAAATGGATTGTTCCTCTATTTAGATCCGACAGTCGTCAGAAATTAATCATTTTGAGGAGTCGCCCGACTGACAAAAGGAGCATGACGTCACTTCTTGTTTAGTATCTTGCATAGGTGCCAGGAATTTACAAAAGAGTTGCGTTGTAGTGCTCAAAGCCTCGCGTAGTAATCTTATAGTTACATACACTACTgttcaaaacaaaagcaataagtgcttaaaaactaaaacatacataaaaaaaaaaataaataattggcgcgtacacttctgttaggtgtttggccgagctcctcctcctatttgtggtgtgcgtcttgatgttgttccacaaatggagggacctacagtttcaagccgactccgaacggcagatatttttatgaggagctttttcatggcagaaatacactcggaggtttgccattgcctgccgaggggcgaccgctattagaaaaatgtttttattaattttgccttcaccgagattcgaactaacgacctctcggtgaattccgaatggtaatcacgcaccaacccattcggctacggcggccgccatacatatgtgtatagaATTTTGGATGGGCAGGACTATAAACAAAACTTATTCAAACATTAAACATGCGAAAAAAGCAAATATCTCGCCAAGGTAATAAGCACACTGAGCTTTATTAATAGGTTTGTTCATCtatattttttagcaataaTCTGCAGCGACAGCTTAACAGATAAACTTTTTTGTAGAGAAAAAAAGATCAGTAAAAGTAAATGaagagaaaaacaataaaaattagacATTTTCTGCTATACTATTACAAAATGTTATTTTAGTTGGTgtgataaaaaatgtaaaaatttattgttacgGTTTGGTGTGACATAAATATTAAAACCGACAGTCATGTGAATAGCAAGCATTTTACTAGTAAAAATTTGCAGCTATCACATGTTGTTACACTCTCATTTTCCTTCATCTTGCAAAGCTTGCCAGTAAAAATttgccacaattttttttcttcaagatAATCAGGCTTAGTTCTTGGAAAGTTAAACTTTAATGCTAAACACTTTAGAAATTTCAACTATATCAACTCATTCTAATGTGCTTTGTTCGTTCCCTTGCAGTTCCATGAGATTGTGCCCGATATGGATGATACCGATTACATGATGTTCAACGAGAAGCAATCTATACGCGAATCGGCgcgttcattaaaaaaatatggtagTACATGTTGTAATCATAATTTGCGTAATAATGAGACTCTGATACGGCATGACGTCGAAAAGACAGACACACTGCAGGGTATTGCACTGAAATATGGATGTTCGgtaagttatttaatttaaaaattaaagcttttgaacattattttcatttaaattttctttgtacATTTACATAGATAGCATCTATGtataatgtgcatatgtacttgGTTTGGTTGCAAACACAGTATCGATTAAACTTTATTTGGCCTTTAAACAatgtacacacaaacattcctATACGTAATACTTTTTGATACTTGAcgctgcatttttgtttttaaataacaaatcaTAAATATTTGTCGATCTAATAATAAGCACCAAAGCGATACTGCTCGATTTTGGTACAACTGCATTTCATGAAAGAAGTTAAGGCACAAATCAAGCtgaagcttttttttgttttttgccaaaaTCAAGTTATTTTTAACTGAGTGGGAAAACCAGTTGTAGCCAAAAAGTTTATTTAGTCATTTGGTGCACAACACCACCATACTTCGACTTCGTGGTGTTTTTTGATTCCCATGCAAAATACCTACACCTCCAGCTATGCTGGTGAACACATATAAGCAATGTTCTGCAACTTATTGTTGCAGTAATataatttgcataaattaagtaggcttaaaaaattattctgcGAATATCagtgtatttgaaaatttgggttaatcatcaaattaaaaatattttctttgctcTCTTAATAAAAGACAAATTTAATGTCGACgtcaatttaaaagttttatctCAAACTGAGATTTGAGCTACttggaataaattcaaaaatgagTATGTATAGAGAATAAGTCGACGTATATGATAGCAAAGTTAAATAAGATAAGATTgactagaaattttgtttacttacCCACTTTCATTGCGCTGAGTCTGCAGTATTTTTTCCGCCTTGTTTAAATGTTACTGAATGTTTCTGGCGTTTGACGTTACTGcccatatgtatttatatgcttTAGTTCTCATGCTGTGTTTACTTTATGCTAAGTAAAATAAACGTATGCCTTGCACATGAATTTGTCAAatgtaagggagaatggggagttttgagacgggttttgtttttggacccgtattactcaaaatcttaatattctgcatatgtcaacgatggaatctttagtcaatgaatactggaagctattggtatggcctatttaacaaaactacaattttccttaaaattaaaattgtatataatcatattaaatttaatacaaaatacaaaaatgtggggagttgtgagacaccatggcttaaatcaataaaaatgacttattttagttgttagttctttattaagatgaaaaataaaaaagaaaagacaattattataaaaaagtgtataaaaaatgcaatgccatcaatctgatgattcgcagtgagaacatgtataataaccagttcgtaaattggcgcactttaggtgcacagctcgatcgcatacattgcaatgaatggagttgtttctgcttaacttaaaacaataaaaactcaaatttaaccaaaaatttcatgatatatatacaaacaatgcatgaatattgcgaggtacttatgaaagatgcgttaaaacgtcgaaaaaaatggtgtctcacaactccccacatttgttgtcttacaactccccaaatcgttttttttataaatggccgcgtagtcataaacacatggaacgttcatgcccaagtgtaaataaagtgtaaattcaaagctaataggacaattaataatttgtatatattaagaTTTGCAAttcgcttcaacaactgatcgaatgtatcgcaaaacaaatgatgaaaaaaacttaccgagaagttccaaaacacagtaactggagagacgcgtcgaatgcgtgtaaatatggccaatgctagctgaaaagtgagatcgcatcgagaacacttgttgacacttaaaatcgaatgtaaacaaatgaataatgccgaaaggtaacaatgtctcacaactccccattttcccctatAAAATGCTAAAGGgtatttttatataactttgAGTTGGgtcttatataataataaatgacaatcctttttaaaaatatttatgttttcgaTATATTGATATAGGAATTCAGAAAATCACTAAGCTTTCGATTGCGGCttattaaaagaataattttctaaaaataaatgacaCTCTATTcgcaaacttaattttttgcatcttgatgttgtcaATTGTATGCCACCAACGAACGGCAGAgtttttgtcaatatttttgcTGAGGGTTGAACGATgcctggaaaaaaataaaataaaaattgtatgcctTACCACAGGGCTGtcacaatgggtccgttgtgataacGCTTTGAATTGGCTTAACGTGAAAAACGTACCGTGatgctacaatgaaagtattgtcacatgtaaaaaaaaaaaaacggatatTCTTGTcgtgaaagcaaatattatatttcgttgTGCATAAACAGGTTTTTATTGGTTatgaattatattataaaatgaatGCTTATTGAAGCGAAAGAgtgttttaatagaatttgTGGTAGTAGTGCAACTATATTTTCGAGATCGAGACGCACATTCATTTTTCTGGACAACTTGGTTAAGCCTAGCCTTTTCTTTACTCTTTCAAGCCCTTATCGCAAAGATGAGGGTGTATTTTAATTGACACAATTAAgttaaattccatttattttttgcatttaatttggtATAATCAAAAACCATCGATAAAAATTTGTGCGATACAAAATTGTTCttctttaaatagttgtaattttcgctgcacttgccacacagcaaaaGTAGAAAGTTGCCAGTTTTTGTGTATTCCGACATGGCGTGCGGCACGAATGTTGCGCCGTCGAATCAAATACACACAATCTATTTTGCTGTCAGTCAAATTTGTTGCCGCAATGGACCCATTGTGACGGGCCTATTATATCCACATCGGGGTCCGTGACCGGGTTTGTTTGTGCGTGAAATACCTATAGTAGGTGTTGGAAACATTTTATAacgaaaatacaatataaatgtTCTGAAGTATTTCActtttatgtaagtatgtacatatattaacatGCTACGATGGCCACTTGAAAAGACCGTacaacacacaccaagtttcaaccAGATCGGTTTATTTCCTTGTGTTTGGCATTTGTTTGCATGGTGGAAGTcgaatgattttccttttccatcacgacaacgcaccagcttaGCAGTTGTGGCCgcaaaattattggaaatatgATTCCAACTCATTTCACATCTCCCTATTCTCAATCTTGACTCCCTCACAATACTATTTGCTCCCCTAGTCGAAAAATGGCTggcggaaaaagattttattcaaaggaggtgattgcagaaacgaattgcTATTTTCCAGACTTGaataaatcctattattcggaagaaaTCAACAAACTAACAAACAAtggcgttggacgaagtgtatacgCCTAAAAGGATACTTagtcgaaaaataaaatgcgtttacctcaaacaattttcttaattggcgcgataaccgcttatgcgattttgaccgaatttaacaaagcgcgccagtcgtttctttctcgtgctaaccggcgccagtggaACACACCAAGtcaagccaagtctttctccacctgatctttccaacgcagaggaggcctcccTTTTCCtccgctaccaccagctggtatcgcatcgaatactttcagaaccggagcgtttgtatccattcggacgacatgacccagcaaacgtagtcgctggatctttattcgctgcgctatttctatgacgtcgtaaagctcatacagctcatcgtttcatcgcctgcgatattcgccgtcgccaacctGCAAAGGTCCATAAATCTTCCGTAGGGTCAAACAAttaagttgtttttattttcgcacacacttttcaaacgaccctcgggAAGATATATTGCACATAAAATCTTAAAtcgaatgtaaataataataaccagTTCTAAAGTCAAtcgtttcaataaataaaatgataagaattaaattttaaatatgaattattattttttttaattacttgctCTCATGCTATGCTTCATTTCGCTTTATTAAAACGCTGCTAAGTtctgttttccaatttttgcagGAAAGTATATAAATCGTTCAGTAATTTTCTTCGAGCACATATTTTGCAACATctctaatttaaatatttgcggATTCCAAGCTAAAACAACTCCAAACGAATCGATTTCCACAAAgttgataaacaatttttttattcttcaagATTTATGACATGTTCGGTGAGAACTCTGTACTTAGGAAAGTTGCTTATCCCTGATTAAAAACGTTTGGAAAACAGACAActgcatttattgtttttcttgcattaaaataacaaaagtggacTTAGCAACTTTTCACGCTAAATTGTTAATCATATCATAtagaatacatatatatatgtatgcatgcacatattacatacttaaatatatgcataacgACTATCAAAGGCCATCGAGCGCTGCCGCCATCAATCATCGTCTGCACGTGTATTGTAGCGAAGTCTGTGATTTGCGATGACCAGATATGGGCAATAATTTCAAATCGtcctattgaaaatttaatacatttttttatttattaaaatatgcaatatgtatacatttatttacttaatatatatattatagtatctatatatgtacgattaaatgtatttataattgatgcgctttgaaaaaaaaagctaagTAATCAATCGCTTGTCATTTTTCTGATTGACAGACGGAGCAGATACGTCGCGCCAATCGCCTCTTCGCCTCGGACAGCCTGTTTTTGCGTCAGTTTCTTTTAGTGCCAGTGGATAAGTCGTCGCCATATTACCCGAAAGCAGATGAAAATAATCCACTAGAAATTAGTTCCAACAACActgaacaacaaaacaacataaATACAGAAAATGACGTAAATAATGTGAATGCAACAGATGTAGCAGTGAATGCAACTGCGGATCCGCTTGGAGTATTCGCCGCAGCAACCATTTGCGTTGACTCAACAAATAATCCACGTCCATCCACGCTGCCAGCTCGTCCATACTCAATTGCCGGTGAATTATTAGTGCAAAACAGTGACGATGATGTCACGCTAAACAATCACAGCAGCAGTAGTAATAAACAAAGTAAATCGCTTGATTCTGTGGTGACCATGACACCGGAGGAGGAAAATCGTAAATGTATAAATgagtttttaagcaaaatagattcaACCATTTCCGAGTCGCGGAAATATGTAGAAAAGTCGAAAGAGTAAGtgtctttatatataaatattttacttattttattaaagttttataaaatatgaacacggtggcgcaaaattaatcatccaattttgttattaaataacttttttacaaaataaaaagaaatgattttgagtgatgaaaataattggcgcgtacacccttttgggtgtttggccaagctcctcctcctaattgtggtgtgcgccttgttgttgtaacacaaatggagggatctacagtttaagccggctccgaacgacaaattgtttttatgaggacctttttcctGGCAGAATACACTCGCAGAgctgccattgcttgccgagggacgaccgctattagaaaaaatgtcctatcattttgttgtttaatgCTCGGAGAATCGCACCTACGatctcccgaatggtagtcacgcatcaacccattcggctacggcggccgccacagcTGTTTGTTAACAAGTGTCGGATATGAATGacgcgacgccatttgcaaaacatataaattttacgataagatgattaattttgcgccgtctTGTATTTTACTTAGAGATGCAAAAtactgaactttttttttatttatttagtttaattattcaatttgaataattttggcGTTCAACACACATTTGGTAATTCGAGGTAATGAGTAGTGAATCTGACAAAGTAATCCCAAAAGTATACTATACTAAATTTAGTATTAGAAGTAGAAGCTTGAAGTGATGTTGGAAATCACTATGTTTTTGGGTGGATATCATAGCTTTGgtactaaaaataaatgtaaatccgTAGGACGATCGTGGTTCCAATAGCTCTCTAGTTGAAAACCATTAATGCCTATCTTTATGCAAATACTTTCTATGTCGTCTTTTGCATCCCTACAAGTATTTTCGTACTAAGGaaacaaaactatttttgcTGTATCAAAATTCTaagtaaaattagttttgagtaAATCAACTAATAAATGCTATTTGTTTagtaaatacagttttttatataaaatttttatctttatcaaTTTCGATTACAGAATGATTACCAGCCAAAGTGACAACGATCTGTTTGTTACCACCGATTTTGTGCAGCACAGACGTAACAATCACTTGAACAATTCGTACAAAACGAATCGGCAAAATCATCAAAATCATCAGCGGCATAGCTCTTCGGGCAGCACATCGGACACAGCTCAGCTATTAAATACCACACAAACGCGACACGTGCAAAAGTCGCTAAAACGACTGGAAAAGCAGCAGGATGAATTTTTCGAATTGTAGCACACAAATCGAAACGACATTGCCTGCAACCCTCTGAATGCCGcttatagaaattttaatattagctataatgaaattaaacattTGAAATTGTAATGATAACTTAAATGATTATGGCAGCAAACGTGAAGAAAGCCCCTATTATTAAGAGTATaacgcaaatattttatactataTACACATGTAAACAGTAGGatggaaaattgtttaaatgTTGAAAACTGTGTTAAAAACTATTACAAAATAAGAAGGATGGGCcattttaaaattgattggctataatttacatacatatacactcaaCTGCTGTTACTTCTTGCACTTGAATACCGATACTACAACGGGTAGTTCAACAGAAATTAAGAAACCATGATAAAtagcaaatttattaataacattaagtttgatttataaaatgctttaatgttctTAAGCAAAGATTCGCCAAGATAACGTAACgtgaaaatgaagtgaaatgagtataaatttttgtttttaagtgggTATGTATTGTGTATGCAATCAActgacatatatgtatataatgtatttataaagtatccatttttatttactgttttgtatttatattttattccgttatacataaatacatacacatattcgaAATTTTAGCCTTAGTTTCAAGCgcagctttgaatttttttctattttatttctaatCATGTGTTAAACACTGAAGAGtattaaaataacataaatttttattttgaaaaaaaaaaacggtggcttttcattttattttttgaaagatttATTTCTTACATTACCGAAACTATCG harbors:
- the LOC128855029 gene encoding probable serine/threonine-protein kinase DDB_G0271402 isoform X2 — its product is MHSEFHEIVPDMDDTDYMMFNEKQSIRESARSLKKYGSTCCNHNLRNNETLIRHDVEKTDTLQGIALKYGCSTEQIRRANRLFASDSLFLRQFLLVPVDKSSPYYPKADENNPLEISSNNTEQQNNINTENDVNNVNATDVAVNATADPLGVFAAATICVDSTNNPRPSTLPARPYSIAGELLVQNSDDDVTLNNHSSSSNKQSKSLDSVVTMTPEEENRKCINEFLSKIDSTISESRKYVEKSKEMITSQSDNDLFVTTDFVQHRRNNHLNNSYKTNRQNHQNHQRHSSSGSTSDTAQLLNTTQTRHVQKSLKRLEKQQDEFFEL
- the LOC128855029 gene encoding probable serine/threonine-protein kinase DDB_G0271402 isoform X3, translated to MDDTDYMMFNEKQSIRESARSLKKYGSTCCNHNLRNNETLIRHDVEKTDTLQGIALKYGCSTEQIRRANRLFASDSLFLRQFLLVPVDKSSPYYPKADENNPLEISSNNTEQQNNINTENDVNNVNATDVAVNATADPLGVFAAATICVDSTNNPRPSTLPARPYSIAGELLVQNSDDDVTLNNHSSSSNKQSKSLDSVVTMTPEEENRKCINEFLSKIDSTISESRKYVEKSKEMITSQSDNDLFVTTDFVQHRRNNHLNNSYKTNRQNHQNHQRHSSSGSTSDTAQLLNTTQTRHVQKSLKRLEKQQDEFFEL
- the LOC128855029 gene encoding probable serine/threonine-protein kinase DDB_G0271402 isoform X1; translation: MDYIVKAYKDWKLHSQFHEIVPDMDDTDYMMFNEKQSIRESARSLKKYGSTCCNHNLRNNETLIRHDVEKTDTLQGIALKYGCSTEQIRRANRLFASDSLFLRQFLLVPVDKSSPYYPKADENNPLEISSNNTEQQNNINTENDVNNVNATDVAVNATADPLGVFAAATICVDSTNNPRPSTLPARPYSIAGELLVQNSDDDVTLNNHSSSSNKQSKSLDSVVTMTPEEENRKCINEFLSKIDSTISESRKYVEKSKEMITSQSDNDLFVTTDFVQHRRNNHLNNSYKTNRQNHQNHQRHSSSGSTSDTAQLLNTTQTRHVQKSLKRLEKQQDEFFEL